The following coding sequences are from one Terriglobales bacterium window:
- a CDS encoding FAD-binding oxidoreductase — protein sequence MSNREILTARLRQAVPLSSATRHLHFEVEEIPRFDFHAGQFVSIRAMHDGHEITRAYSIASPPRNDRTFELCLNRVPDGFFSNFLCDLAEGEAVKFHGPHGYFVLKNPPRSSIFIATGTGIAPIRGMIHWLFADPARHEGREFWLVFGVRYQEDLYYNDEFLELARRHPNFHYIPTLSREDATWPGATGYVQEHVRKLAEGRHGLDAYICGLRDMVQANRELLKSLGWDRKAIVYERFD from the coding sequence ATGTCGAATCGTGAGATTTTGACGGCGCGATTGCGCCAGGCGGTACCGCTTTCCTCTGCCACCCGGCACCTGCACTTTGAGGTGGAGGAGATACCGCGTTTCGACTTCCACGCCGGGCAATTCGTGTCGATCCGTGCCATGCACGACGGGCACGAAATCACCCGGGCCTACTCGATTGCCTCGCCCCCGCGCAACGATCGCACCTTCGAGCTTTGCCTGAATCGGGTTCCTGATGGCTTCTTTTCCAATTTTCTCTGCGACCTGGCGGAAGGCGAGGCGGTCAAGTTTCACGGCCCGCATGGCTACTTTGTTCTCAAGAACCCGCCCCGTAGCTCGATTTTCATTGCCACGGGAACCGGTATTGCGCCGATTCGCGGCATGATTCACTGGCTCTTCGCCGATCCCGCACGCCACGAGGGACGCGAGTTCTGGCTGGTCTTCGGCGTCCGCTATCAGGAAGACCTCTATTACAACGACGAATTTCTGGAACTGGCGCGGCGGCATCCCAATTTCCACTACATCCCGACTCTCAGCCGCGAGGATGCCACCTGGCCAGGCGCGACCGGATATGTGCAGGAGCACGTGCGCAAACTGGCCGAAGGGCGGCACGGCCTGGATGCTTACATCTGTGGGCTGCGCGACATGGTTCAGGCCAACCGGGAGCTACTGAAGAGCCTGGGCTGGGATCGGAAGGCCATCGTGTACGAGCGGTTTGACTAA